ACGGCGCGCATTACGCGGCCTCCAAGGGCGGCATCATCGGCTTCACCAAGAGCCTCGCCCTGGAGCTGGCGCCCGCCGGCATCGCCGTCAACTGCATCTGCCCCGGAGTGTCCGACACCGCGCAGCCCCGCGGCCACCGCACGGAAGAGGAGCTCTACGCCAGCGCCGCCAGGATTCCCCTCGGCCGCATCGGGCAGCCGCGCGACATGGCCAAGGCGGCGGTCTTCCTCGCCAGCGACCGGGGCCGGTTCGTCACCGGGCAGACCTTGGTGGTCAACGGCGGCGCGATCATGCAGTAGGGTCGGGAACAGCGGGACTTGAGAATAGGGATGAGGACATGATGGAATCCAAGGTGGTTGTCGTGACCGGCGGTGCCAGCGGTATCGGCCGAGCCACGGTGCTGCGCTTCAGTGAAGAGGGCTACCATCCGGTGATCCTGGACCGGGACGCCGACACCGGAGCGGCGACGTTGGCTCTCCTCGAAGACAAACCGGTAGAGGGGCGGTTCTTCGAGGCGGACCTGACCCGAAAGGCGGAGGTGACGGCGGCGTTCGAGAAAATCCTCTCCGCCTGCGGTCGCATCGATGTCCTCGTGAACCTCGCCGGTGGCACCTTCCACAAGGGTGCCGTCCACGATGTCAGCCCCGCGCAGTGGAAGGAGTGCCTCGACCTGAACCTCAAGACCACCTTCCTGTGCTCTCAAGCGGTGATCGCGCCCATGAAGCGGGCGGGGCAGGGGACCATCGTCAATACAGCCTCCAACTTCGGCGTCACCGGTGGCGCGGAGCGCACCCACTACGCCGCCTCCAAGGCCGCCATCATCGCTTTTTCCAAGTCCCTGGCCACGGAACTGGCACCCCACGGCATTCGCGTGAACACCATCGCCCCCGGCCTCACCGGCACCCAGCGCGTCCGCGGCAAGTACGACGCGGACGAGTGGGCCGCGCTGTCCGGCACTCTGCCCATGGGGCGCGCGGCCATGCCCGAGGAGATCGCCGACGGCGTCTTCTTCCTCGCCAGCGACGAGAGCGACTACGTAACCGGTGCTACCCTGCACGTCAACGGCGGCATGGTCATGCCGTAGCAGGGCCAC
This Deltaproteobacteria bacterium DNA region includes the following protein-coding sequences:
- a CDS encoding SDR family NAD(P)-dependent oxidoreductase gives rise to the protein MMESKVVVVTGGASGIGRATVLRFSEEGYHPVILDRDADTGAATLALLEDKPVEGRFFEADLTRKAEVTAAFEKILSACGRIDVLVNLAGGTFHKGAVHDVSPAQWKECLDLNLKTTFLCSQAVIAPMKRAGQGTIVNTASNFGVTGGAERTHYAASKAAIIAFSKSLATELAPHGIRVNTIAPGLTGTQRVRGKYDADEWAALSGTLPMGRAAMPEEIADGVFFLASDESDYVTGATLHVNGGMVMP